A window of the Thunnus albacares chromosome 15, fThuAlb1.1, whole genome shotgun sequence genome harbors these coding sequences:
- the daam1a gene encoding disheveled-associated activator of morphogenesis 1: MASRGKQQQGSSLSSLFSCCLKGSDQPEITYCHDNITTMTVLEPNLPMPPLQELDSMFTELVDELDLTEEHRVAMFALPAEKKWQIYCSKKMETEENKGATSWPEFYIDQLRSIAARKTLLALEDEEEQGRHKIVEGLKTALRTQPMSFVTRFIELDGLSCILNFLKSMDYETTESPIHTSLIGCIKALMNNSQGRAHVLGHCESINIIAQSLATENIKTKVAVLEILGAVCLVPGGHKKVLEAMLHYQTFASERTRFQTLLTDLDRSTGRYRDEVNLKTAIMSFINAVLSKGAGETSLEFRIHLRYEFLMLGIQPVIDKLHSHDNSTLDRHLDFFEMLRNEDELLLSKRFDAVHIETKSASQMFELIKKNLNHTEAYPHLLSALQHCLMMPYKQNSNTLQYWVLLDRIVQQLVLQTDKGENPDVAPLEDFNVKNIVRMLVKENEVKQWKEQADKMRKEHQNLQQRFEKKERECEAKNKEKEDMMAMLNKMKDKLERESNDHKQAKLQVAELSARLQQLNSTTSVPGGPPVTSGGVEPIVPILSVTPPPPPPPPPPPPPPPPGGPPVFGMAPFAPPPPPGASLGTAPQKKKNIPQPSNPLKSFNWSKLPENKLEGTIWTEIDDLKVFQVLDLDDFQRTFSAYQKPQKEAEDDHTSAKKVKELSVIDGRRAQNCNILLSRLKLTNEEIRHAILTMDEQEDLPKDMLEQLLKFVPEKSDIELLEEHKHELERMAKADRFLYEMSRINHYQQRLLSLYFKKKFAERVAEVKPKIKALCLASMEVVQSRTLRQLLEVVLAFGNYMNKGQRGNAYGFKVSSLNKIADTKSSIDKNITLLHYMIHVLEKKFPKVAAFSEELQNVPEASRVNMTELEKDIGNLRSGLKSVEAELQYQQAESSHGPADKFVPVVSQFITVASFSFSEVEESLSEAKELYGKVLRHFGEDSSKLQPDEFFGIFDTFLTAFSEAQQDNENMARRKEEEEKRALMEAQLKKDREQKARKAKANEDGEEGGEFDDLVSALRSGEVFDKDLSKMNRRKQRRHNLFDNSRERPATKLNQ, from the exons ATGGCGTCCCGGGGGAAGCAGCAACAAGGGAGCAGCCTATCATCTCTATTTTCTTGCTGCCTCAAAGGAAGTGACCAACCAGAGATCACCTACTGCCATGATAACATCACCACTATGACTGTACTGGAACCCAACCTGCCTATGCCCCCTCTTCAAGAGCTGGACTCTATGTTCACTGAGCTGGTG GATGAACTGGACCTTACAGAGGAGCACAGAGTCGCCATGTTTGCTTTGCCAGCAGAGAAAAAATGGCAGATCTACTGTAGTAAGAAAATG gaAACAGAAGAGAATAAAGGAGCAACCAGCTGGCCAGAGTTTTATATTGACCAGCTCAGGTCCATAGCTGCT AGGAAGACTCTGCTGGCACTGGAGGATGAGGAAGAACAGGGAAGACATAAGATCGTAGAAGGTCTGAAGACAGCCCTGAGGACACAGCCCATGAG CTTTGTCACACGTTTCATTGAGTTGGACGGCCTGTCTTGTATCCTGAATTTCCTCAAGTCAATGGACTATGAGACAACAGAGTCTCCGATCCACACTTCACTGATTGGCTGCATCAAAGCTCTGATGAACAACTCACAGGGCAGAGCTCATGTCCTGGGTCACTGTGAGAGCATCAATATCATCGCACAAAGTCTGGccactgaaaacatcaaaaccAAG gTTGCAGTGTTAGAGATCCTGGGTGCAGTGTGTTTGGTGCCAGGAGGCCATAAGAAAGTTCTGGAAGCCATGCTGCACTACCAGACATTTGCCTCAGAGAGAACACGCTTTCag ACCCTGCTGACAGACTTGGATAGATCCACAGGTCGCTACAGAGATGAAGTTAATCTGAAGACTGCAATCATGTCCTTCATCAATGCTGTGCTCAGCAAAGGAGCAGGAGAG accAGTCTGGAGTTCCGTATCCATTTGCGCTATGAGTTCCTGATGTTGGGAATTCAGCCGGTCATTGACAAACTACACTCTCATGATAATTCCACCCTGGACAG ACATCTGGACTTTTTTGAGATGCTGAGGAATGAAGATGAACTTCTGCTGTCCAAACGCTTTGATGCA GTTCATATAGAGACTAAAAGTGCGAGCCAGATGTTTGAGCTGATCAAGAAGAATCTGAATCACACTGAAGCTTACCCTCACCTCCTGTCTGCACTGCAGCACTGTCTCATGATGCCAT ATAAGCAGAACAGTAACACCCTTCAGTACTGGGTGTTGCTGGACCGAATAGTTCAGCAGCTGgttctgcagacagacaaaggtGAAAACCCTGACGTTGCTCCACTGGAGGACTTCAACGTTAAGAACATTGTTCGCAT GCTGGTTAAGGAGAATGAGGTCAAACAATGGAAAGAACAAGCagataaaatgagaaaag AGCATCAGAACTTACAGCAGCGttttgaaaagaaagagagagagtgtgaggcCAAGAATAAGGAGAAAGAAGACATGATGGCCATGCTGAACAAGATGAAAGACAAACTGGAGCGAGAAAGCAATGACCACAAGCAAGCTAAACTACAAGTAGCAGAGCTGTCTGCTCggctgcagcaactaaactcT ACCACCAGTGTTCCAGGTGGACCTCCTGTGACTTCTGGTGGTGTAGAACCTATTGTTCCTATCCTGTCTgtaactcctcctcctcctcctcctcctccaccaccacctcctcctcctcctccaggagGCCCACCAGTTTTTGGCATGGCTCCATttgctccacctcctcctccaggagCTTCATTAGGAACTGCCccccagaagaagaagaatattcCTCAGCCATCAAACCCACTGAAGTCATTCAACTGGAGCAAACTGCCTGAG aaCAAGTTAGAAGGAACCATATGGACAGAGATTGATGATCTCAAGGTTTTCCAAGTTCTGGATCTTGACGACTTCCAGAGGACCTTCTCAGCTTACCAGAAGCCACAA AAAGAGGCTGAGGATGACCATACTTCTGCTAAGAAAGTCAAGGAGCTGTCAGTTATTGATGGTCGCCGAGCACAGAATTGTAACATTCTGCTTTCAcg ACTGAAGTTGACCAATGAGGAGATCCGTCATGCCATCCTGACCATGGATGAACAGGAAGACTTACCCAAAGACATGCTGGAGCAG cTTCTGAAGTTTGTTCCTGAGAAAAGTGACATTGAGCTGTTAGAGGAACACAAGCATGAGCTGGAGCGTATGGCCAAAGCAGACCGCTTCCTGTATGAGATGAGCAG aATCAACCACTATCAACAGAGACTCTTATCTCTGTACTTCAAAAAGAAGTTTGCTGAAAGAGTGGCTGAGGTCAAACCTAAAATCAAAG CTCTGTGTCTTGCATCCATGGAGGTGGTGCAGAGCAGGACCCTGCGTCAGCTCCTAGAGGTGGTTCTGGCCTTTGGGAACTACATGAACAAAGGACAGCGAGGAAATGCCTATGGGTTTAAAGTCTCAAGTCTCAACAAGATAGCTGACACCAAGTCAAGCATTGACAA AAACATCACTCTACTTCACTACATGATCCACGTATTGGAGAAGAAGTTTCCTAAGGTGGCAGCCTTCAGTGAAGAGTTACAGAATGTGCCAGAAGCTTCGAGAGTCAA TATGACAGAGTTGGAGAAGGACATTGGCAATCTGAGAAGTGGTCTAAAGAGTGTTGAAGCG GAGCTGCAGTACCAGCAGGCTGAGTCCTCTCATGGTCCTGCTGATAAATTTGTTCCAGTGGTCAGTCAGTTCATCACTGTAGCCTCCTTCAGCTTCTCTGAGGTAGAGGAGTCACTCAGTGAAGCCAAAGAACTG TATGGAAAGGTGCTGAGACACTTTGGGGAAGACTCGTCCAAGCTGCAGCCTGATGAGTTCTTTGGGATCTTCGACACTTTCCTCACTGCCTTCTCAGAGGCCCAACAGGACAACGAGAACATGGCCAGACgcaaggaggaagaggagaaacgGGCACTCATGGAGGCACAG TTGAAGAAAGACAGGGAGCAGAAGGCAAGGAAAGCCAAAGCAAATGAAGATGGCGAGGAGGGCGGTGAGTTTGATGACTTGGTATCTGCTCTGCGCTCTGGAGAGGTGTTCGATAAGGATCTGTCCAAAATGAATCGCAGAAAACAGCGGAGACACAACTTGTTCGACAACAGCCGGGAGAGACCAGCAACAAAACTAAATCAGTGA
- the LOC122998391 gene encoding mitogen-activated protein kinase kinase kinase 7-like isoform X2: MVETPAGCLFEDIQHEDIQVEAAVGRGTFGVVYKAVWKGKDVAIKTIESDNERNAFLVELRQLSRVNHPNIVKLFGSCDNPVCLVMEYAECGSLYNLLHSAEPQAPYTASHAMSWCLQCAKGVAYLHAMKPKALIHRDLKPPNLLLVSRGTVLKICDFGTACDIQTYMTNNKGSAAWMAPEVFEGSNYSEKCDVFSWGIILWEVITRKKPFDEIGGSAFCIMWAVHRGTRPPLIKDLPEPIETLMTRCWDKEPSQRPSMEEVKNTMSRLMKYFPGSEEPLKLPNQSSANRSGSSSATSTGSYADYTINSNKSDDNAEHRNSVGKEETLKSFEAKFPLQFKPSKTATLRTSMSRVSSVDSQPGRSQSPTHCSSPAATTGQSELRMTFSPTATNGLDSSIPMACLKLDHQLQPLAPCPNSKESMAVFEQHIRMAQEYIKVQSEIAHLVRRKQELMSELEEDQREQQTSSRLIQEHSKLLEDNSSLSAYYQGLKSNLSLKSQNPHHS, encoded by the exons ATGGTGGAGACTCCAGCTGGCTGCCTGTTTGAAGACATCCAGCATGAAGACATCCAAGTCGAAGCG GCTGTTGGCAGAGGTACATTCGGAGTTGTCTACAAGGCCGTATGGAAAGGAAAAGATGTAGCAATCAAGACCATCGAGAGCGACAATGAAAGAAACGCTTTCCTCGTTGAG CTGCGCCAGCTCTCGAGGGTGAATCACCCCAACATTGTTAAGCTGTTTGGCTCTTGTGACAATCCA GTGTGTCTGGTCATGGAGTATGCAGAATGTGGCTCTTTATATAACC TCCTGCACAGTGCTGAGCCGCAAGCCCCCTACACAGCTTCCCACGCTATGAGCTGGTGTCTGCAGTGTGCCAAGGGTGTTGCTTATCTGCATGCTATGAAACCAAAGGCCTTAATTCACCGGGACCTCAAACCACCAAA TCTGCTCCTTGTGTCTCGTGGCACTGTGCTGAAGATATGTGACTTTGGAACAGCGTGTGACATTCAGACCTACATGACCAACAACAAAGGCAGTGCAGCTTGGATGGCACCAGAAGTGTTTGAAG GCAGTAACTACAGCGAAAAGTGTGACGTGTTCAGTTGGGGCATTATCCTGTGGGAGGTCATCACACGCAAAAAACCCTTCGATGAGATCGGCGGCTCAGCGTTTTGTATAATGTGGGCTGTCCACAGAG GTACACGGCCTCCTCTGATCAAAGACCTCCCAGAGCCCATAGAGACTCTGATGACCCGCTGCTGGGACAAAGAGCCCAGCCAGAGACCATCCATGGAGGAGGTCAAGAATACCATGAGCCGTCTCATGAAG TACTTCCCAGGTTCTGAGGAACCACTCAAGCTCCCTAACCAGTCCTCAGCCAATAGGAGCGGCTCTTCATCAGCCACAAGCACAG GCTCGTACGCCGACTACACCATCAACAGTAACAAGAGCGACGACAACGCAGAACACAGAAACTCTGTCGGCAAAGAGGAAACCCTGAAAAGCTTTGAGGCCAAATTCCCACTACAGTTCAAACCCTCAAAG ACGGCAACATTGCGAACCAGTATGTCCAGAGTGTCCAGCGTGGACAGTCAGCCAGGACGCTCCCAAAGCCCCACCCACTGCAGCAGCCCTGCAGCCACCACCGGCCAATCAGAGTTGAGGATGACATTTAGTCCCACAG CTACCAATGGTTTGGACAGCTCCATTCCCATGGCATGCCTGAAACTGGATCACCAGTTACAG CCTCTAGCCCCGTGTCCAAACTCCAAGGAGTCCATGGCTGTGTTTGAGCAGCACATCAGGATGGCTCAGGAGTACATCAAAGTCCAGTCAGAGATCGCTCACCTTGTTCGGAGGAA ACAGGAGCTGATGTCTGAGTTGGAGGAAGACCAGAGGGAGCAGCAGACTTCATCTCGACTCATCCAGGAGCACAGCAAGCTGCTGGAGGACAACAGCAGCCTGTCTGCCTACTACCAGGGCCTGAAGAGTAACCTGAGCCTGAAGAGTCAGAACCCGCACCACAGCTAG
- the LOC122998391 gene encoding mitogen-activated protein kinase kinase kinase 7-like isoform X1 yields MVETPAGCLFEDIQHEDIQVEAAVGRGTFGVVYKAVWKGKDVAIKTIESDNERNAFLVELRQLSRVNHPNIVKLFGSCDNPVCLVMEYAECGSLYNLLHSAEPQAPYTASHAMSWCLQCAKGVAYLHAMKPKALIHRDLKPPNLLLVSRGTVLKICDFGTACDIQTYMTNNKGSAAWMAPEVFEGSNYSEKCDVFSWGIILWEVITRKKPFDEIGGSAFCIMWAVHRGTRPPLIKDLPEPIETLMTRCWDKEPSQRPSMEEVKNTMSRLMKYFPGSEEPLKLPNQSSANRSGSSSATSTGSYADYTINSNKSDDNAEHRNSVGKEETLKSFEAKFPLQFKPSKQTATLRTSMSRVSSVDSQPGRSQSPTHCSSPAATTGQSELRMTFSPTATNGLDSSIPMACLKLDHQLQPLAPCPNSKESMAVFEQHIRMAQEYIKVQSEIAHLVRRKQELMSELEEDQREQQTSSRLIQEHSKLLEDNSSLSAYYQGLKSNLSLKSQNPHHS; encoded by the exons ATGGTGGAGACTCCAGCTGGCTGCCTGTTTGAAGACATCCAGCATGAAGACATCCAAGTCGAAGCG GCTGTTGGCAGAGGTACATTCGGAGTTGTCTACAAGGCCGTATGGAAAGGAAAAGATGTAGCAATCAAGACCATCGAGAGCGACAATGAAAGAAACGCTTTCCTCGTTGAG CTGCGCCAGCTCTCGAGGGTGAATCACCCCAACATTGTTAAGCTGTTTGGCTCTTGTGACAATCCA GTGTGTCTGGTCATGGAGTATGCAGAATGTGGCTCTTTATATAACC TCCTGCACAGTGCTGAGCCGCAAGCCCCCTACACAGCTTCCCACGCTATGAGCTGGTGTCTGCAGTGTGCCAAGGGTGTTGCTTATCTGCATGCTATGAAACCAAAGGCCTTAATTCACCGGGACCTCAAACCACCAAA TCTGCTCCTTGTGTCTCGTGGCACTGTGCTGAAGATATGTGACTTTGGAACAGCGTGTGACATTCAGACCTACATGACCAACAACAAAGGCAGTGCAGCTTGGATGGCACCAGAAGTGTTTGAAG GCAGTAACTACAGCGAAAAGTGTGACGTGTTCAGTTGGGGCATTATCCTGTGGGAGGTCATCACACGCAAAAAACCCTTCGATGAGATCGGCGGCTCAGCGTTTTGTATAATGTGGGCTGTCCACAGAG GTACACGGCCTCCTCTGATCAAAGACCTCCCAGAGCCCATAGAGACTCTGATGACCCGCTGCTGGGACAAAGAGCCCAGCCAGAGACCATCCATGGAGGAGGTCAAGAATACCATGAGCCGTCTCATGAAG TACTTCCCAGGTTCTGAGGAACCACTCAAGCTCCCTAACCAGTCCTCAGCCAATAGGAGCGGCTCTTCATCAGCCACAAGCACAG GCTCGTACGCCGACTACACCATCAACAGTAACAAGAGCGACGACAACGCAGAACACAGAAACTCTGTCGGCAAAGAGGAAACCCTGAAAAGCTTTGAGGCCAAATTCCCACTACAGTTCAAACCCTCAAAG CAGACGGCAACATTGCGAACCAGTATGTCCAGAGTGTCCAGCGTGGACAGTCAGCCAGGACGCTCCCAAAGCCCCACCCACTGCAGCAGCCCTGCAGCCACCACCGGCCAATCAGAGTTGAGGATGACATTTAGTCCCACAG CTACCAATGGTTTGGACAGCTCCATTCCCATGGCATGCCTGAAACTGGATCACCAGTTACAG CCTCTAGCCCCGTGTCCAAACTCCAAGGAGTCCATGGCTGTGTTTGAGCAGCACATCAGGATGGCTCAGGAGTACATCAAAGTCCAGTCAGAGATCGCTCACCTTGTTCGGAGGAA ACAGGAGCTGATGTCTGAGTTGGAGGAAGACCAGAGGGAGCAGCAGACTTCATCTCGACTCATCCAGGAGCACAGCAAGCTGCTGGAGGACAACAGCAGCCTGTCTGCCTACTACCAGGGCCTGAAGAGTAACCTGAGCCTGAAGAGTCAGAACCCGCACCACAGCTAG